From Victivallis lenta, one genomic window encodes:
- a CDS encoding GrpB family protein: protein MKIEVISYQSEWPRFFEELRRAAVEALAGIDVAVEHVGSTSVPGLAAKPVIDIDIILPQWERFGEVVRRLGTLGFAHRGDLGIPGREAFTRSPRFAFAHNLYVCRPGTPALENHLKLRNYLRSRPDEAARYAALKFKLAERFPDDIDAYCRGKTDLIGEFLLAAGIDSDSVAKIRADNLRDE from the coding sequence ATGAAGATCGAAGTTATCTCCTATCAATCCGAATGGCCGCGTTTTTTCGAGGAACTGCGCCGTGCGGCGGTCGAAGCGCTGGCCGGAATCGACGTCGCGGTCGAGCATGTCGGCAGCACGTCGGTGCCGGGACTGGCCGCCAAGCCGGTGATTGACATCGACATCATCCTGCCGCAGTGGGAACGTTTCGGCGAAGTCGTCCGGCGGCTCGGAACGCTCGGCTTCGCGCATCGCGGCGACCTCGGGATTCCGGGCCGCGAGGCGTTCACGCGTTCGCCGCGCTTTGCGTTCGCGCACAATCTGTATGTCTGCCGTCCGGGGACTCCGGCACTTGAAAATCACCTGAAGCTGCGCAATTATCTGCGGAGCCGTCCGGATGAGGCTGCGCGTTACGCGGCGCTGAAGTTCAAGCTCGCCGAACGTTTTCCGGACGATATCGACGCATATTGCCGGGGAAAGACCGACCTGATCGGCGAATTCCTGCTCGCTGCCGGAATCGACTCCGATTCGGTGGCGAAGATCCGCGCGGACAATCTACGTGATGAGTAA
- a CDS encoding SecDF P1 head subdomain-containing protein, translated as MKMLVCVAASVLAFIASFAEIPQISMSPAKLEFRLVHKENAKRVAGYEAFLAAGNRPEAYADVPEEAEFLTSGSHRYLVEKQVLLDESAIASAYAAPMQFCSMADIPFKRSYVLSLTMTETGSERFAELTKENVGRQLAIVVDGRLLSAPMINDQIDGPQMTVTGEFSREEAEILACRINLGKRPK; from the coding sequence ATGAAAATGTTGGTATGCGTTGCGGCTTCTGTTCTGGCTTTCATCGCGTCATTTGCCGAAATTCCGCAAATTTCGATGAGTCCGGCAAAACTGGAATTCAGGCTGGTCCATAAAGAGAACGCGAAGCGGGTCGCCGGATACGAAGCATTTCTCGCTGCGGGCAACCGGCCGGAGGCGTATGCGGATGTGCCGGAAGAAGCGGAATTTTTGACTTCCGGTTCGCACCGGTATCTGGTGGAAAAACAGGTGTTGCTGGATGAATCCGCGATTGCCTCAGCTTATGCAGCACCCATGCAGTTTTGCAGCATGGCAGATATTCCCTTTAAACGGTCTTATGTGCTCTCCCTGACGATGACGGAAACTGGGAGCGAGCGGTTTGCCGAACTGACGAAAGAGAATGTCGGGCGGCAGCTCGCCATTGTGGTGGACGGCCGATTGCTCTCCGCTCCGATGATCAACGATCAGATCGACGGGCCGCAAATGACCGTTACGGGAGAGTTCAGCCGGGAGGAGGCGGAAATTCTCGCCTGCCGGATCAACCTGGGGAAAAGACCGAAATGA
- a CDS encoding aminoglycoside phosphotransferase family protein produces the protein MHELFPYALDGWASWSRVFCSPECFTPLARCLFEREHLPFTALEPCRPGTNAVFRSGAYIVKIYAPAEAGVDFRTDFETELSGLHNAAQNGIPVPEVVAAGAIEDRRLFRYLILRRIEGVPFGDIRDSLGIREKRNAAREIRSFVDRLHALPPPEGKPEVLSAARANERWRLFPEPFRREHADYLANLPALPRRFVHGDLTADNVLMTPERKLFLIDFADAVAAPPEYELPPIVCDLFAFEPPLLEAFFDQQSAEELAGQCVRGLLLHDFGANIIQDALSDPAAFPGIGVLRKRLTEKFISVFSPG, from the coding sequence ATGCACGAACTTTTTCCATATGCACTTGACGGCTGGGCGTCGTGGAGCCGGGTGTTCTGTTCGCCCGAATGCTTCACGCCGCTTGCCCGCTGTCTGTTTGAGCGCGAACATCTGCCGTTCACTGCGCTGGAGCCCTGCCGCCCCGGAACCAATGCCGTGTTCCGTTCCGGTGCATATATCGTCAAAATCTACGCTCCGGCCGAAGCGGGAGTGGATTTCCGGACCGACTTCGAAACCGAGCTGTCCGGACTTCACAATGCCGCGCAAAACGGCATCCCGGTTCCCGAAGTCGTTGCGGCGGGAGCCATTGAAGACCGCCGGCTCTTCCGCTACCTCATCCTGCGCCGGATCGAGGGCGTTCCGTTCGGAGATATCCGCGACTCGCTCGGCATCCGGGAAAAACGGAATGCGGCGCGCGAAATCCGCTCGTTCGTCGATCGGCTCCACGCCCTGCCGCCGCCGGAGGGAAAACCGGAGGTACTGAGCGCCGCCCGCGCCAACGAGCGCTGGCGCCTCTTTCCGGAACCGTTCCGACGCGAACATGCGGACTATCTTGCGAATCTCCCCGCCCTTCCCCGTCGGTTCGTTCACGGCGACCTGACCGCCGACAACGTGCTGATGACGCCGGAGCGGAAGCTTTTCCTCATCGACTTCGCAGACGCCGTCGCCGCGCCGCCGGAATACGAACTGCCGCCGATCGTCTGCGACCTGTTTGCATTCGAGCCGCCGCTTCTTGAAGCATTTTTCGATCAACAATCCGCCGAAGAGCTTGCCGGGCAATGCGTCCGGGGGCTCCTGCTGCATGATTTCGGCGCGAACATCATTCAGGATGCCCTCAGCGACCCCGCTGCGTTCCCCGGAATCGGAGTCCTCCGGAAACGGCTGACCGAAAAATTCATTTCGGTCTTTTCCCCAGGTTGA